A DNA window from Anaerocolumna sp. AGMB13020 contains the following coding sequences:
- a CDS encoding SGNH/GDSL hydrolase family protein: MKFTADEKYVKVMGRTLWYDNIRYLNYSCSAIEFIFTGTCAEAVLWTDSGNYEDKLKAWVAVFIDDEDIPSKRFPLLQEEETYMLYKGSTVKETRIRLVKYSEAAFGRVGIKEIITDSEELPKPADTSERRLEFIGDSITCGYGNEGVWNTDIFHTDQENPWDAYAALTARNLEADYHLISWSGIGIISSWTDQEEPNTDWLMPGMYPYTDKAADLAFKKQEPEIWNFKKYTPHCIIINLGTNDSSYTKGAAKRIEDFGREYYRFVKEVRSYNPGARILCTLGAMGQELYPEVERQVELLRREGEEEIYSMAFEVQKEEDGIGSDWHPSKTTHKKMADKLTKEIRNIMNW; this comes from the coding sequence ATGAAGTTTACAGCAGATGAGAAATATGTAAAAGTTATGGGACGAACTTTATGGTATGATAATATCCGTTATTTGAATTATTCCTGCTCTGCCATAGAATTTATTTTTACCGGAACCTGTGCAGAAGCAGTGTTATGGACAGACTCCGGAAATTATGAAGATAAGCTGAAAGCCTGGGTTGCTGTATTCATAGATGACGAAGATATTCCTTCAAAACGTTTTCCTTTGTTACAGGAAGAAGAAACTTATATGCTTTATAAAGGAAGTACAGTGAAAGAGACCAGGATACGTCTGGTAAAGTATTCAGAAGCAGCTTTTGGAAGAGTCGGTATCAAAGAAATTATAACTGATAGCGAGGAGTTGCCAAAGCCTGCAGATACAAGTGAAAGAAGGCTTGAATTCATAGGTGATTCCATTACCTGCGGTTATGGAAACGAGGGAGTCTGGAATACGGATATCTTTCATACAGACCAGGAGAATCCATGGGATGCATATGCAGCACTAACTGCAAGAAACCTGGAGGCAGATTACCATTTAATATCCTGGAGTGGTATTGGAATCATATCCAGCTGGACAGATCAGGAGGAGCCTAATACGGACTGGCTGATGCCGGGGATGTATCCTTACACAGACAAGGCAGCAGATCTTGCATTTAAGAAGCAGGAACCGGAAATTTGGAATTTTAAGAAGTATACTCCTCACTGCATCATAATCAATCTTGGAACCAATGATTCCAGCTATACCAAAGGGGCAGCAAAGAGGATAGAAGACTTTGGAAGAGAATATTACCGATTCGTAAAAGAAGTAAGAAGCTATAATCCCGGTGCCAGAATACTGTGCACCCTTGGAGCTATGGGGCAGGAACTGTATCCTGAAGTAGAGCGTCAGGTAGAGCTTCTGAGAAGAGAAGGGGAGGAAGAAATCTATTCCATGGCCTTTGAGGTACAGAAAGAAGAAGACGGTATCGGCTCCGACTGGCATCCCTCCAAGACTACCCATAAAAAGATGGCGGATAAGCTGACAAAAGAGATCCGTAATATCATGAACTGGTAA
- a CDS encoding ABC transporter ATP-binding protein produces the protein MEESLEYSSKSKGSVLKRLLIYAKPYWHLILFSLVLVLCITGLELYRPILVGQVIDEFIAKKNFDGVKHIAFIYFIVLLLSFFCNFLQTWILSLTGQNIIYNIRQEVFEHIQKLSLRFFDITPVGRIVTRVTNDVEALNEMYANILVKLIKNIIKIIGLAIVMLSLNIRLSLYAFLLIPLIIGLTSLFTYISRKTYRQVRTRLTTINTYLSEHLSGMKVIQIFAREKEKQREFEAKSKDLLKANFKEMMVFAIFRPSIYFLSVIAMVIIIGLGGSSVINEMLTIGTLYIFIQYIGSFFEPIQELSEQIGTLQSAMASAEKIFTILDEEPMIVNPEKPAVLSEVKGKIEFEHVWFAYEEENWILKDVSFVIEPGQRAAFVGATGAGKSSILNLIGRYYDIQKGRITIDGVDIKEMDTDQLRSAIGQVQQDVFLFTGDIKSNIRLKNDNISDEEIVEAARYVGADHFIEELNNTYAEAVTERGSTLSAGQRQLLSFARTLAFDPSILVMDEATANIDTETEQLIQEALEKLMTGRTTIMVAHRLSTIQHADVIMVMHKGKLRESGNHQELLNQNGIYRKLYELQL, from the coding sequence ATGGAAGAATCATTGGAATACAGCAGCAAAAGCAAAGGCAGTGTCCTTAAGAGACTGCTGATTTATGCAAAACCTTACTGGCATCTGATACTTTTTTCTCTGGTGCTGGTTTTATGTATTACAGGCCTGGAACTATATCGTCCCATACTGGTGGGACAGGTTATCGATGAATTTATAGCCAAAAAGAATTTTGACGGAGTAAAGCATATAGCCTTTATTTATTTCATTGTACTGCTTTTAAGCTTTTTCTGTAATTTTCTTCAGACCTGGATCTTATCCCTTACAGGACAGAATATTATTTATAATATCAGACAGGAAGTATTTGAACATATACAGAAATTGTCCTTAAGATTTTTTGATATTACGCCTGTGGGAAGAATTGTGACCAGGGTTACCAATGACGTGGAAGCCCTGAATGAAATGTATGCAAATATCCTGGTAAAGCTCATAAAGAACATTATTAAGATCATCGGACTGGCAATTGTCATGTTAAGCTTAAATATCAGGCTGTCCCTGTATGCTTTTCTGCTGATACCTCTGATTATCGGACTAACCTCATTGTTTACTTACATATCAAGAAAGACCTACCGTCAGGTAAGAACAAGGTTAACGACGATTAATACCTATCTGTCAGAGCATTTATCCGGAATGAAGGTTATTCAGATATTTGCCAGGGAAAAGGAAAAACAAAGAGAGTTTGAAGCGAAGAGCAAGGATCTGCTGAAGGCTAATTTCAAGGAGATGATGGTATTTGCAATCTTTCGTCCGTCCATTTATTTCCTTTCAGTAATTGCTATGGTCATTATCATTGGTCTGGGAGGTTCCTCCGTAATCAATGAGATGCTTACTATCGGTACCTTATATATATTCATACAGTATATCGGTTCCTTCTTTGAACCGATTCAGGAGCTTTCCGAGCAGATTGGTACATTGCAGTCTGCCATGGCCAGTGCGGAGAAGATCTTCACCATATTGGATGAGGAACCTATGATAGTAAATCCGGAGAAACCTGCAGTTCTGTCAGAAGTAAAGGGGAAAATTGAATTCGAACATGTATGGTTTGCATATGAAGAAGAGAACTGGATACTAAAGGATGTAAGTTTTGTGATTGAACCCGGTCAGAGAGCAGCCTTTGTAGGTGCTACCGGTGCCGGAAAGTCTTCTATCCTGAATCTGATCGGCAGGTATTATGATATACAAAAAGGGCGTATTACCATTGACGGTGTAGATATTAAAGAGATGGATACGGATCAGCTGAGAAGTGCCATCGGGCAGGTACAGCAGGATGTATTCCTGTTTACCGGTGATATCAAGAGTAATATAAGATTGAAAAATGACAATATCAGTGACGAAGAAATTGTAGAAGCTGCCCGGTATGTGGGAGCAGATCATTTCATTGAAGAATTAAACAATACCTATGCAGAGGCAGTAACGGAAAGAGGAAGTACTCTCTCTGCCGGACAGAGGCAGCTTTTATCCTTTGCCAGGACCCTGGCCTTTGATCCCTCTATTCTGGTGATGGATGAAGCCACCGCGAACATTGATACGGAGACAGAGCAGCTGATTCAGGAAGCCCTTGAAAAGCTTATGACCGGCAGGACAACCATTATGGTGGCCCACAGGCTTTCTACTATTCAGCATGCTGACGTTATAATGGTAATGCATAAGGGGAAATTACGGGAAAGCGGAAATCATCAGGAATTGCTGAATCAGAATGGTATCTATAGAAAGCTGTATGAGCTGCAGCTGTAG
- a CDS encoding ABC transporter ATP-binding protein gives MKERNRVIKHIQKYWLSYLLGVITLFVVDIASLYIPQFTGDITDGLEAKTLGMEGLLAGIIKILCVGFIMALGRFGWRYFIFGSARKVEYDLRNGMFAHLETLSMGYYNKNKTGDLMAHFTNDLNAIRMATGPAVICAFDAIIMTIMVLCKMILHVDLKLTLLASIPLVFIALGGVIYGRAIEKRFTEKQEAFSGLSDMVQESISGVRVVKAFVQERKEIRSFAAANKENKQKNLGVVKLQAIEYPLLDIIIGVSSLITLLYGGYLVIQGEITLGRFIAFNQYVGMLVWPMLAAGDSITFISQGIASAKRIQQIFKEKPEVFDGEEVLPIHKLEGNIRFQDLSFAFTAVTPEVLKGISIEVEKGSTLAILGRTGTGKSTIANLLLRLYNAEPGMISLDGYDINKIPLKTLRENIAYVPQDNFLFSDTLRNNIAFGALDNDLNKVQEAAKAACIHDNIIEFPQQYDTLVGERGVTVSGGQKQRSSIARALLKDAPILILDDALSAVDTNTEEEILSNLKRDRIGKTTIMIAHRISTVQNADKILVLENGEMAEYGSHEELLALDGIYARMYEKQQLEKQLEAV, from the coding sequence ATGAAAGAACGTAACAGAGTTATAAAACACATACAAAAATACTGGCTGTCTTATCTTCTTGGGGTTATTACCCTTTTTGTTGTAGATATAGCCAGTCTGTACATTCCCCAGTTCACCGGGGATATTACAGACGGACTGGAAGCGAAAACTTTGGGAATGGAAGGTCTTTTGGCCGGAATCATTAAAATTCTCTGTGTAGGCTTTATTATGGCGCTTGGAAGGTTTGGCTGGAGATATTTTATCTTTGGTTCCGCCAGAAAAGTAGAATATGATTTGAGAAACGGTATGTTTGCCCATTTGGAGACACTGTCCATGGGTTATTATAATAAGAATAAAACAGGGGATCTGATGGCTCATTTTACCAATGATCTCAATGCAATCAGAATGGCAACGGGACCTGCGGTCATCTGTGCCTTTGATGCAATCATCATGACCATTATGGTTCTGTGTAAGATGATACTGCATGTTGACTTAAAGTTGACCTTACTTGCTTCCATTCCCCTTGTCTTTATTGCCCTTGGTGGTGTAATCTATGGCAGGGCTATTGAGAAAAGGTTTACCGAGAAGCAGGAGGCTTTCTCTGGATTGTCTGATATGGTTCAGGAAAGCATCTCCGGAGTAAGGGTGGTGAAAGCCTTTGTCCAGGAGAGAAAAGAAATCAGGAGCTTTGCGGCAGCCAATAAAGAGAATAAACAGAAGAATCTTGGTGTTGTGAAGCTTCAGGCAATTGAATATCCTTTGCTGGATATAATTATCGGAGTATCCAGCCTTATTACCCTGCTTTACGGCGGTTATCTGGTAATACAGGGAGAGATTACCCTGGGACGCTTTATAGCCTTTAATCAGTATGTAGGCATGCTGGTATGGCCAATGCTGGCAGCCGGTGACAGTATAACCTTTATCTCTCAGGGAATCGCTTCGGCAAAGAGGATTCAGCAGATCTTTAAAGAGAAGCCGGAGGTATTTGACGGGGAGGAAGTTCTGCCCATTCATAAACTTGAAGGTAATATAAGGTTCCAGGACTTGTCCTTTGCTTTTACAGCAGTAACACCTGAGGTCCTTAAGGGGATAAGCATTGAGGTGGAAAAAGGTTCTACCCTTGCTATCCTTGGAAGAACCGGAACGGGGAAATCTACCATTGCGAACCTGCTCCTCCGTTTATATAATGCAGAGCCGGGGATGATTTCCTTAGACGGGTATGATATAAATAAGATTCCCTTGAAAACCCTTCGTGAAAATATTGCCTATGTACCTCAGGATAATTTCCTGTTCTCAGATACCCTTCGTAATAACATAGCTTTCGGGGCATTGGATAACGATTTGAATAAGGTACAGGAAGCAGCGAAAGCTGCCTGTATTCATGATAATATTATTGAGTTTCCCCAGCAGTATGATACGCTGGTAGGAGAAAGAGGAGTAACTGTTTCCGGTGGTCAGAAACAGAGAAGTTCCATAGCGAGAGCCCTGCTGAAAGATGCACCTATCCTTATTCTGGACGATGCTCTTTCTGCAGTAGATACCAATACGGAAGAGGAAATTCTATCGAACTTAAAACGTGACCGTATCGGTAAAACCACCATCATGATTGCACATCGTATATCCACTGTTCAGAATGCAGATAAGATACTGGTACTTGAGAACGGAGAGATGGCTGAGTACGGAAGCCATGAGGAACTGCTTGCTTTAGACGGTATCTATGCAAGAATGTATGAGAAGCAGCAGCTGGAGAAACAGCTGGAGGCGGTATAA
- a CDS encoding B12-binding domain-containing radical SAM protein, which produces MRIKFILPALTEAKSPFYRPIKYSLFPPLGLATLAALCREEDEITITDEHIEEIDYHDQPDLVCIQTYITNARHAYEIGDYYRTRGVYVAMGGLHATTLPDEAKAHADTVLKGLGESSFPIFLEDLRNHRAKPFYEMGKVSLHELPLPRRDLLKKDCYLVPNSMVISRGCPNGCSFCYVSSFYEKGKSFYTCRIDRILKELDTLKGRHLYFLDDNLFADEKLCRELFREMRGMKKVFQGAVTLSSVLKGDLIEEAYEAGFRSAFIGFESIRKENLILENKSSNLNQDYQKAIKRLDKLGIMINGSFIFGMEHDTLDTFKATTNWAIESGITTATFHLLTPYPGTSLHKRMKEQGRIINENWNDYDTRHLVFNHPNMTKAEAEDGYHNAYREFYRFRNILEAAKQHETNHMKKKHFLYSCAWKKMEPVWNLIIKQKLFPPARSILVRTLR; this is translated from the coding sequence ATGAGAATTAAATTTATTTTACCTGCCTTAACAGAAGCCAAAAGCCCATTCTACCGCCCTATAAAATATTCACTTTTCCCGCCGCTGGGCCTTGCTACTCTTGCAGCATTATGCAGGGAAGAAGATGAGATAACGATAACGGATGAACATATTGAAGAGATAGATTATCATGACCAGCCGGACCTGGTTTGTATCCAAACCTATATAACAAATGCCAGGCATGCTTATGAAATTGGAGACTATTACAGGACTAGAGGTGTTTATGTAGCGATGGGAGGACTTCATGCAACAACGTTGCCGGACGAAGCAAAAGCTCATGCGGATACGGTGCTTAAGGGCTTGGGAGAGAGTTCTTTTCCTATTTTCTTAGAAGACTTAAGAAACCACAGAGCAAAACCCTTCTATGAAATGGGGAAGGTCTCCCTTCATGAGCTCCCTTTGCCGCGTAGAGATCTGCTGAAAAAGGATTGTTATCTGGTCCCCAATTCTATGGTTATTTCCAGAGGATGTCCGAATGGTTGTTCCTTTTGTTATGTTAGTTCCTTTTACGAGAAGGGGAAGTCCTTTTATACCTGCCGTATAGATCGTATACTGAAAGAACTGGATACCCTAAAGGGGCGGCATCTTTATTTTCTGGATGATAATCTGTTTGCTGACGAAAAGCTTTGCAGAGAACTGTTCCGGGAAATGAGGGGAATGAAGAAGGTGTTTCAGGGGGCTGTTACACTAAGCTCCGTATTAAAAGGAGATTTGATAGAAGAGGCATATGAAGCCGGGTTTCGAAGCGCCTTTATTGGTTTTGAGTCCATACGAAAGGAAAATCTTATCCTGGAGAACAAATCTTCCAATCTGAATCAGGATTATCAGAAAGCTATAAAAAGACTGGATAAACTGGGAATCATGATCAATGGAAGCTTTATCTTTGGCATGGAGCATGATACTCTTGATACCTTTAAGGCGACAACTAACTGGGCTATTGAAAGTGGTATTACTACAGCTACTTTTCATTTGCTAACGCCTTACCCTGGAACTTCACTGCACAAGAGGATGAAGGAACAGGGAAGGATAATCAATGAGAATTGGAATGATTATGACACCAGACACCTGGTATTTAACCACCCCAATATGACCAAAGCGGAAGCGGAGGACGGGTATCATAACGCTTACAGAGAATTTTACAGGTTCCGAAATATTCTGGAGGCTGCAAAACAGCATGAAACAAATCACATGAAGAAAAAGCATTTTCTGTATTCCTGCGCCTGGAAGAAGATGGAGCCTGTGTGGAACCTAATCATTAAGCAAAAGCTGTTCCCGCCGGCAAGAAGCATTCTGGTAAGAACTTTAAGATAA